One window from the genome of Solea solea chromosome 2, fSolSol10.1, whole genome shotgun sequence encodes:
- the alg11 gene encoding GDP-Man:Man(3)GlcNAc(2)-PP-Dol alpha-1,2-mannosyltransferase, producing MMMMLNFSSVKMSGHDQLAHCLCELTRLLWKLLLPLLLVCVLLIAVLVLLVLVVRLWLQSNRNARRAADGRPTVAFFHPYCNAGGGGERVLWCAVRALQNRYPDVNFVVYTGDQGVTGEQILDGARRRFNIALPRPVHFVFLRHRLLVEPSLFPHFTLLGQSMGSVFLGWEALTEFVPDIYIDSMGYAFTLPLFRYLGGCSVGSYVHYPTISTDMLTVVRERNPRFNNPDLVTNSLFLSAFKLLYYCLFALLYGMAGSCCDLVMVNSSWTLDHILSLWRAPNRTSVVYPPCDVSGFVDIPLEEDGAKKCHPIVSIGQFRPEKDHRLQIKAFKKVLDRRIVDTPLKLVLIGGCRNQEDEDRVLMLRGMCHELDISDQVEFKVNVSFEELKTELEKATIGLHTMWNEHFGIGVVECMAAGKVVLAHKSGGPKLDIVVPFEGGQTGYLADDEDSYAEAIERILALPSSTRLQLRLNARHSVSRFSDQEFEACFLAAVEPLMGTLER from the exons atgatgatgatgttgaatTTCAGTTCTGTCAAAATGTCGGGTCACGATCAACTGGCTCACTGTCTGTGTGAACTAACGAG GTTGTTGTGGAAGTTGCTGCTGCCTTTGCTCCtcgtgtgtgtgctgctgatcGCGGTCCTGGTCCTGCTGGTGCTCGTCGTGCGCCTGTGGCTGCAGAGCAACAGGAACGCGCGCCGCGCCGCCGACGGCCGCCCCACCGTGGCGTTCTTCCACCCGTACTGCAACGCCGGTGGCGGAGGAGAGAGGGTGCTGTGGTGCGCCGTCAGAGCTCTGCAGAACAGATACCCCGACGTCAACTTTGTGGTCTACACTGGCGACCAGGGCGTGACGGGGGAACAGATTCTGGACGGGGCACGGCGTCGCTTCAACATCGCTCTGCCGCGGCCCGTCCACTTTGTGTTCCTGAGGCACCGCCTGCTCGTGGAGCCCAGCCTGTTCCCGCACTTCACGCTGCTGGGACAGAGCATGGGATCCGTCTTCCTGGGCTGGGAGGCACTGACGGAGTTTGTCCCAGATATTTACATCGACTCCATGGGCTACGCCTTCACTCTGCCGCTGTTCCGGTACCTGGGCGGCTGCAGCGTGGGCAGCTACGTCCACTACCCGACCATCAGCACGGACATGCTGACTGTAGTCAGAGAGAGGAACCCCAG GTTCAACAACCCAGACCTGGTGACCAACAGTCTGTTCCTCAGCGCCTTCAAGCTTCTCTACTACTGTCTGTTCGCGCTCCTCTACGGAATGGCCGGCTCCTGCTGTGACCTCGTCATGGTCAACTCCTCCTGGACCCTGGATCACATCCTGTCCCTGTGGCGTGCGCCAAACCGCACCAGCGTGGTGTACCCGCCCTGCGACGTCAGCGGCTTCGTGGACATCCCGCTGGAGGAGGACGGCGCCAAGAAGTGCCACCCCATCGTTTCCATCGGGCAGTTCAGGCCGGAGAAGGACCATCGTCTGCAGATCAAGGCTTTCAAGAAGGTGTTGGACAGGAGGATCGTGGACACGCCCCTGAAGCTGGTCCTGATTGGCGGCTGCAGGAAccaggaggacgaggacagagTGCTGATGCTGAGAGGAATGTGTCACGAGCTGGACATCAGCGACCAGGTGGAGTTTAAAGTCAACGTGTCCTTCGAGGAGCTGAAGACGGAGCTGGAGAAGGCGACGATCGGACTTCACACCATGTGGAACGAACACTTCGGAATAG GTGTGGTGGAGTGTATGGCAGCGGGGAAGGTGGTTCTGGCTCACAAGTCCGGCGGACCAAAGCTGGATATCGTGGTTCCCTTCGAGGGCGGTCAGACGGGCTACCTGGCCGACGATGAGGACAGCTATGCGGAGGCGATCGAGAGAATCCTGGCCCTGCCCTCGTCCACGCGACTGCAGCTCAGACTGAACGCGCGTCACTCTGTGTCTCGTTTCTCCGATCAGGAGTTTGAGGCGTGTTTCCTCGCTGCCGTGGAGCCTCTGATGGGGACGCTGGAGCGGTGA
- the cpb2 gene encoding carboxypeptidase B2, which yields MKTLFTLFVFMSFNKGFCTETHDQVLSITPTTQDQVDVVRNVSTQHETALWQPASPEFIRAETDVHLFVPATSSQVVSELLLRHNVTHEVLLDNANELIEMQTKNDSTDPRSSSTFYERYHSLEDIYDWINRTTQDNPSRVKAVLIGSSFEKRPLYALKLSVNTRSNKKAMWIDCGIHAREWISPAFCLWFVQNFLSFYGRNQDVTNILDNMDVYVLPVLNPDGYHFTWTTNRMWRKNRSFSRSSSCVGVDLNRNFDANWCTEGASHNPCSEIYCGAFPESEPETEAVANFLRSHKNSIQLYLSIHSYSQMLLFPFSCTTEQAENHDDLLEIAKEAAQKIQRHYRNHYKYGAGAKTIYLAPGGSDDWAYNLGIKYSFTFELQDRGRYGFLLPPSHISKACNEALIAVKTIAMKVIEKTPASSAA from the exons ATGAAGACTCTTTTCacgctgtttgttttcatgagtTTCAACAAAGGATTCTGCACTGAAACACA TGACCAGGTTCTGTCCATCACCCCGACGACACAGGACCAGGTGGACGTCGTGAGGAATGTGTCCACTCAACATGAG ACGGCGTTATGGCAGCCGGCTTCACCTGAGTTcatcagagcagagacagacgTCCATCTGTTTGTCCCCGCCACAAGTTCACAGGTCGTCagtgagctgctgctgagacacaacGTAACTCACGA agTTTTACTGGACAACGCAAACGAGTTGATCGAAATGCAGACGAAAAACGACTCCACGGATCCTCGAAGCAGCTCCACCTTCTACGAGAGATATCACAGCCTGGAGGAC ATCTATGACTGGATCAACAGGACCACACAGGACAACCCCAGCAGAGTCAAAGCCGTTCTCATCGGCTCCTCATTTGAAAAAAGACCACTCTACgctttaaag TTATCTGTAAACACCAGATCAAACAAGAAAGCCATGTGGATCGACTGTGGGATCCATGCCAGAGAGTGGATCTCTCCCGCTTTCTGTTTGTGGTTCGTACAGAAC TTTTTGTCGTTTTACGGACGAAACCAGGACGTCACCAACATCCTGGACAACATGGACGTCTACGTCCTGCCCGTCCTGAACCCTGATGGATATCACTTCACATGGACAACG AACAGGATGTGGAGGAAGAACCGCTCGTTCAGCAGGAGCAGCTCGTGCGTCGGAGTCGACCTCAACAGGAACTTTGACGCCAACTGGTGCA CCGAGGGAGCATCCCATAATCCCTGCAGTGAAATCTACTGCGGTGCTTTCCCTGAGTCAGAGCCGGAGACCGAGGCCGTGGCCAACTTCCTCCGCAGTCACAAAAATTCCATTCAGCTCTACCTCAGCATCCACTCCTACTCTCAGATGCTGCTCTTCCCGTTCTCGTGCACCACGGAGCAGGCGGAGAACCACGACGACCTG ctgGAAATCGCCAAAGAAGCTGCTCAAAAAATCCAGAGACATTACAGGAACCACTACAAATATGGAGCTGGAGCAAAGACCATAT ACCTGGCTCCGGGAGGTTCTGATGACTGGGCCTACAACCTGGGCATTAAATACTCCTTCACCTTCGAACTCCAGGACCGTGGCCGTTACGGCTTCCTCCTGCCGCCGTCACACATTTCCAAAGCGTGCAACGAGGCTCTGATCGCGGTGAAGACCATCGCCATGAAGGTCATCGAGAAGACCCCAGCTTCTTCTGCAGCCTga
- the raph1b gene encoding ras-associated and pleckstrin homology domains-containing protein 1b isoform X4, which yields MEVMASCWRRQEEQAAKLKAEKIRVALEKIKEAQVKKLVIRVHMSDESSKTMMVDERQSVRQVLDSLLDKSHCGYSPDWSLVETISELQMERIFEDHENLVENLLNWTRDSHNKLMFTERIEKYALFKNPQNYLLGRKETSEMADRNKEALLEECFCGGSVSVPEIEGVLWLKEDGKKSWKKRYFLLRASGIYYVPKGKAKASRDLVCFLQLDHVNVYYGQDYRSKYKAPTDYCLALKHPQIQKKSQYIKYLCCDDVRTLHQWVNGIRIAKYGKQLYVNYQEAMKRTEAAYDWSSLSTSSIRSGSSSASIPESQSNHSGHSDSGVDTGSSHGRSQSVVSSIFSEAWKRGTQIEENSKMRSESSRGGTLPHATHSHRHHSQHSVDHLALTPQPQTQTQTQTQPPPPQQQQQQPPPQSPQRPQQPPQSPQQQLPPQTVSSYNHMPPQQQPPPPQPQTVSSYNHMPPQQQPPPPQPQTVSSYDHMPPQQQQQQQQQQQQQQQQQQQQQQQQQQQQQQQPPNSYNYMQQQQLPPPHPQTFHSYNHMPPPPPQPPQQQPPPKTVHRFNYLVPQQLPPPQTNNSYNYMPPPPQQPQPQTNSYNYMPPPPQQPQPQTNNSYNYMPPPPQQPQPQTNSYNYMPPPPQQPQPQTNNSYNYMPPPPQQPQPQTNNSHNYMPPPPPQSPQQQPLQLPPPQLQTVNSYNHVPPPPQPPPQQPAPPPPPPPPPPPPPLPPPPVQMVSHHSPAPTMYKFSTITRLQNQQAAQTTSHHRPPTQSPAPPVAQVPVKPNVNHIAARTNVPPPPPPPPPPPSMPTPGSAMAVLRLGPPSPAAPPAFIPPPPAPPAPNRLMFPPAPPAPIPKSQPFYSNGLKQALKERFPSPPRDLLSPSEDLEESPPPAPAPPPPPPPPPPPPPPPPPPQQFPVQAQFPPPPAPKKTFNPGFVPQNVHKPVSPVTPFPPAPPPAALGGPAPPPPPPPPPPAPFKKQFSLQAGNHPPPTLPKQHSLSKAPISTGAPPTMSLVKQLASQFPGAPSQAVSHTELPRPPPLSPPAVKTKPKWQPGGGQQLQSPDFPPPPPDSNAGFTASPPPPPPPPPPPPPPPAPVTGPTPPPPPLPPGNLCSPLKRSPSGNFGGKKPPPTPQRNSSIKSDGSASYEESRRNLLSKFAPQSNTSPSSLCPSSSSSTGSPSKDVTAGPPAPPKPGKLNLSNLPLALQAKVSQVKQSSGDFPSPPTDCAYFPPPPPPNDLFPPPPPPGGDMHSGGGPPRVAVVNPQPQAPPPPPPVSLVSNSTWGKSSLKKTPPPTLVRRGNATPEPPPPPLSPPPPTSPKGSSGQPNFLADLNRTLKRKSVGRQGSVNSAGLPEKLDPAGTMDDMVLPPPPPPELLQSNGGDGGYASGNISGYATLRRGPPPAPPKRGDTTKLTGEC from the exons CTGGTGATCAGGGTCCACATGTCGGACGAGAGCTCCAAGACCATGATGGTGGACGAGCGTCAGTCGGTCAGGCAGGTGCTGGACAGTCTGCTGGACAAGTCTCACTGTGGCTACAGCCCCGACTGGTCCCTGGTGGAAACCATTTCTGAGCTGCAGATGG agCGTATCTTTGAGGACCATGAGAACTTGGTGGAGAACCTGTTGAACTGGACTCGGGACAGCCACAACAAACTCATGTTCACCGAACGCATCGAGAAATACGCTCTTTTCAAGAACCCACAG AACTACTTGCTGGGGCGGAAAGAGACGTCAGAAATGGCAGACAGGAACAAAGAGGCTCTGTTGGAG GAGTGTTTCTGCGGCGGCTCGGTGTCCGTGCCGGAGATCGAGGGCGTCCTGTGGCTGAAGGAGGACGGGAAGAAGTCGTGGAAGAAGCGTTACTTTCTGCTCAGGGCGTCGGGAATCTACTACGTCCCAAAGGGCAAAGCCAAG GCCTCCAGAGATCTGGTGTGCTTCCTGCAGTTGGACCATGTGAACGTGTATTACGGTCAGGACTACCGCAGCAAATACAAGGCTCCCACGGACTACTGCCTGGCCCTGAAG CATCCACAGATCCAGAAGAAGTCTCAGTACATCAAGTATCTGTGCTGTGACGACGTCAGGACGCTTCACCAGTGGGTGAACGGAATTCGAATCGCCAAG tatggAAAGCAGCTCTATGTGAACTACCAGGAAGCCATGAAGAGGACAGAGGCGGCCTACGATTGgtcctctctctccacctccagcATCCGATCCGGCTCCAGCTCGGCCAGCATACCTG AGTCTCAGTCAAATCACTCGGGTCATTCAGACAGCGGCGTGGACACAGGCTCCTCCCACGGACGCTCGCAGAGTGTGGTCAGCTCCATTTTCTCCGAGGCCTGGAAGAGAGGAACACAGATAGAGGAGAACTCCAAG ATGAGATCAGAGTCGTCCAGAGGAGGAACTCTGCCGCACGCCacccacagtcacagacaccaCAGCCAGCATTCAGTGGACCACCTTGCTCTGACACCACAACCACAGACccagacccagacccagacCCAGCCTCCtccaccgcagcagcagcagcagcagcctccacCACAGTCGCCTCAGCGCCCTCAGCAGCCACCGCAGTCTCCACAGCAACAGCTGCCACCACAGACggtcagcagctacaaccacaTGCCGCCGCAGCAACAACCACCGCCACCACAACCACAGACggtcagcagctacaaccacaTGCCACCGCAGCAACAACCACCGCCACCACAACCACAGACGGTCAGCAGCTACGACCACATGccgccacaacaacaacaacaacaacaacaacaacaacaacaacagcaacagcagcagcagcagcagcagcagcagcagcagcagcagcagcagcaacagccgcCCAACAGCTACAACtatatgcagcagcagcagctcccacCACCACATCCACAGACCTTCCACAGCTACAACCACATGCCGCCTCCACCACCACAGCCTCCGCAACAACAGCCGCCACCAAAGACGGTCCACCGCTTCAACTACTTGGTCCCACAGCAGCTCCCACCACCGCAGACCAACAACAGCTACAACTACATGCCTCCACCtccacaacagccacaaccGCAGACCAACAGCTACAACTACATGCCTCCCCCtccacaacagccacaaccGCAGACCAACAACAGCTACAACTACATGCCTCCACCtccacaacagccacaaccGCAGACCAACAGCTACAACTACATGCCTCCCCCtccacaacagccacaaccGCAGACCAACAACAGCTACAACTACATGCCTCCACCtccacaacagccacaaccGCAGACCAACAACAGTCACAACTACATGCCTCCACCCCCACCACAGTCTCCGCAGCAACAGCCGCTGCAGCTCCCACCACCACAGCTACAGACGGTCAACAGCTACAACCAcgtgccaccaccaccacagcccCCACCGCAGCAGCCAGCCCCGCCTCCACCTccgcctccccctccccctccgcCTCCTCTTCCACCCCCACCAGTCCAGATGGTGTCACACCACTCTCCAGCTCCCACCATGTACAAGTTCAGCACCATCACTAGGCTGCAGAACCAGCAAGCGGCGCAGACCACGAGTCACCACAGGCCGCCCACTCAATCTCCAGCACCACCTGTCGCTCAGGTGCCCGTCAAACCCAACGTCAATCACATTGCGGCGAGGACGAACGTCCCGCCCCCTCCCCCGCCACCGCCTCCTCCGCCCTCCATGCCGACACCTGGTTCAGCCATGGCCGTGTTGAGGCTGGGGCCTCCCAGTCCTGCGGCCCCGCCTGCCTTCATTCCTCCACCCCCTGCACCTCCTGCTCCCAATAGACTCATGTTTCCTCCAGCCCCGCCTGCACCCATACCCAAGAGTCAGCCGTTTTACTCCAACGGGCTGAAGCAGGCTCTGAAGGAACGGTTTCCCAGCCCACCGCGGGACCTCCTGTCTCCAAGTGAAGACCTGGAGGAgtccccacctcctgcccctgctccaccaccaccccctcctcctcctccaccaccgccgccgccacctcctcccccccagCAGTTCCCAGTACAAGCCCAgtttccacctcctcctgcaccCAAGAAGACCTTCAATCCAGGCTTTGTGCCTCAAAATGTTCACAAACCTGTGTCCCCTGTCACTCCGTTCCCTCCTGCTCCACCTCCTGCTGCCTTAGGTGGTCCAGCCCCGCCTCCTCCACCACCCCCGCCTCCACCCGCACCCTTTAAGAAGCAGTTTAGCCTCCAGGCGGGGAACCACCCGCCTCCAACTCTGCCCAAGCAGCACAGCCTGTCCAAAGCACCCATCTCCACAGGTGCGCCCCCTACCATGTCACTAGTGAAACAACTGGCAAGTCAGTTTCCAGGAGCTCCATCACAAGCTGTGAGTCACACAGAGCTGCCCAGACCTCCACCCCTCTCTCCACCGGCAGTCAAGACCAAACCAAAGTGGCAGCCTGGTGGTGGACAGCAGCTCCAGTCTCCAGacttcccccctcctcctcctgacagcAACGCTGGCTTCACTGcttcgcctcctcctcctccacctcctcctcctcccccaccacctccaccagcaCCTGTGACTGGCCCGACTCCACCGCCGCCCCCGCTCCCACCTGGAAACCTGTGCTCCCCCTTGAAGAGGTCGCCCTCCGGCAATTTCGGAGGCAAGAAAcctcctcctactccacagaggAACTCCAGCATCAAGTCCGACGGCTCGGCCTCCTACGAGGAGTCAAGGAGGAACTTGCTGAGCAAGTTTGCTCCTCAGAGCAACACCTCGCCTTCTTCCctgtgtccctcctcctcctcctcaacagGGTCTCCTTCCAAGGACGTCACAGCTGGACCTCCTGCTCCCCCAAAACCAGGCAAGCTCAACCTGTCCAACTTACCCTTAGCGCTTCAGGCCAAAGTGAGCCAGGTGAAGCAGTCCAGCGGCGACTTCCCCTCTCCACCAACTGACTGTGCCTACTtcccgcctcctcctccgcccAATGACCTCTTcccgcctcctccacctcctggtGGTGATATGCACAGCGGGGGAGGACCTCCAAGGGTCGCGGTGGTGAACCCGCAGCcgcaggctcctccccctccaccaccCGTCTCCCTCGTCAGCAACTCCACTTGGGGGAAGAGCTCGTTAAAAAAGACTCCACCTCCGACGCTTGTGCGGCGCGGCAATGCCACGCctgagcctcctcctcctcctctctcgccTCCTCCACCAACCTCCCCAAAGGGAAGCTCGGGTCAGCCCAACTTCCTCGCAGACCTCAACCGGACACTGAAGCGGAAGTCGGTTGGTCGCCAGGGTTCCGTCAACTCTGCCGGCCTCCCGGAGAAGCTGGACCCGGCGGGGACGATGGACGACATggtgctgccgccgccgccaccgcccgagCTGCTCCAGAGCAACGGCGGAGACGGTGGCTACGCGTCCGGAAACATCTCAGGCTATGCAACGTTGCGACGGGGGCCACCGCCAGCGCCACCCAAACGCGGCGATACCACCAAACTTACCGGGGAGTGTTGA